The following proteins come from a genomic window of Solwaraspora sp. WMMA2065:
- a CDS encoding DUF397 domain-containing protein gives MDLSKANWRKSSRSSGGGSGDCVEVADLDIAVGVRDSKDATGPALLFSPAAFTNFLSGLKDYESAEG, from the coding sequence ATGGACCTCTCCAAAGCGAACTGGCGAAAGAGCAGCCGCTCCAGCGGCGGCGGAAGCGGCGACTGCGTCGAGGTGGCTGACCTTGACATCGCCGTAGGCGTACGGGACAGCAAGGACGCCACCGGCCCAGCTCTGCTGTTCAGCCCGGCTGCCTTCACCAACTTCCTGTCCGGCCTCAAGGACTACGAGTCCGCGGAGGGCTGA
- a CDS encoding HAD domain-containing protein, translating to MPASCPYVFLDVDGVLIPFAAGATGRAPSPVAATDLDVGGNPLLDRLDPEDGRQLLALDCQLVWATTWMAEANDVVAPLLGLPGLPVVPWPDSDDEPPRGVRWKAAFLTSWAAGRTFVWLDDEITDLDRQWVTRNHPGKALLHRVDPQLGLTDADFSTIRQWLRATT from the coding sequence GTGCCAGCCAGCTGCCCGTACGTGTTCCTCGACGTCGACGGCGTACTCATTCCCTTCGCCGCCGGTGCCACTGGCCGCGCGCCTTCGCCCGTCGCCGCAACCGATCTTGATGTCGGTGGTAATCCGCTGCTGGATCGGCTCGATCCGGAGGACGGACGCCAGCTGCTGGCGCTCGATTGTCAACTTGTCTGGGCGACCACCTGGATGGCCGAGGCGAACGACGTCGTCGCGCCGCTGCTCGGCCTACCGGGGCTGCCGGTCGTTCCGTGGCCGGACTCCGACGACGAGCCCCCGCGCGGCGTGCGCTGGAAGGCGGCGTTCCTCACCAGCTGGGCGGCCGGGCGTACCTTCGTCTGGCTCGACGACGAGATCACCGACCTGGACCGGCAGTGGGTCACCAGGAACCACCCTGGCAAGGCGCTACTGCACCGCGTCGACCCGCAACTCGGCCTCACCGACGCCGACTTCTCCACCATCCGCCAGTGGCTCAGGGCTACCACGTAG
- a CDS encoding nucleotidyltransferase domain-containing protein gives MNELVERHTVLAVVVGSRAYGLHGPDSDYDRRGVYVAPTRAFWQLDKPPTHLDGPAPEQFSWEFERFCTLALQGNPTVLEVLWSPLIETLREDGEQLLAVRQAFLSTRLAQAYGGYARDQLDRVAARRERTGETNHKQAMHMIRLLTAGAHVLRTGEVLVDVGPSRDRLLAVRRGELPWTAVTRWAADLLAELDDAAAGTVLPEQPDRAAVDRLLIGVRERNLR, from the coding sequence GTGAACGAGCTCGTCGAGCGGCACACTGTCCTCGCCGTCGTCGTCGGATCCCGGGCGTACGGGCTGCACGGGCCGGACTCCGACTACGACCGGCGCGGCGTGTACGTGGCCCCGACCCGTGCGTTCTGGCAGCTGGACAAGCCGCCCACCCACCTCGACGGGCCGGCACCGGAGCAGTTCTCCTGGGAGTTCGAACGCTTCTGCACCCTGGCGCTGCAGGGCAATCCGACCGTCCTGGAGGTGCTCTGGTCCCCGCTGATCGAGACGCTGCGCGAGGATGGCGAGCAGTTGCTGGCCGTCCGGCAGGCGTTCCTGTCGACGCGGCTGGCCCAGGCGTACGGCGGCTACGCCCGCGACCAGCTCGACCGGGTGGCGGCCCGCCGGGAACGCACCGGCGAGACCAACCACAAGCAGGCCATGCACATGATCCGGCTGCTGACCGCCGGTGCCCACGTGCTGCGGACCGGGGAGGTCCTGGTCGACGTGGGACCGTCGCGGGACCGGCTGCTCGCGGTCCGGCGCGGCGAGCTGCCGTGGACGGCGGTCACCCGCTGGGCGGCGGATCTGCTGGCCGAGCTCGACGACGCGGCGGCCGGCACCGTACTGCCGGAGCAGCCCGACCGGGCCGCCGTCGACCGGCTGCTCATCGGCGTACGGGAAAGAAACCTGCGGTGA
- a CDS encoding YciI family protein — MAKYLLLKHYRGAPAAVNDVPMDKWEPAEVTAHIQYMNDFAARLEGTGEFVDGQALSPEGTFVRYDGEGRPPVTDGPFAETKDLIAGWMVIDVENYERAIELAGELSAAPGAGGKPIHEWIEVRPFYAEQPSATE, encoded by the coding sequence ATGGCCAAGTACCTGCTGCTCAAGCACTACCGGGGCGCGCCGGCGGCGGTCAACGACGTACCGATGGACAAGTGGGAGCCGGCGGAGGTCACGGCCCACATCCAGTACATGAATGACTTCGCCGCCCGGCTGGAGGGCACCGGCGAGTTCGTCGACGGTCAGGCGCTCTCCCCGGAGGGCACCTTCGTCCGCTACGACGGCGAAGGCCGGCCACCGGTCACCGACGGCCCGTTCGCCGAGACCAAGGACCTGATCGCCGGCTGGATGGTGATCGACGTGGAGAACTACGAGCGCGCGATCGAGCTGGCCGGCGAACTGTCCGCAGCTCCCGGTGCCGGTGGCAAGCCGATCCACGAGTGGATCGAGGTGCGGCCGTTCTACGCCGAGCAGCCCTCGGCCACCGAGTGA
- a CDS encoding GNAT family N-acetyltransferase: protein MTSPDGVRPPARHDHLTFCWESIGVSPSRTSSDHDGPRPADAPALVREATLADVDQLTEVHTLARTAYYTAAGGLDPADPSLSSPAAYAERRTAWANAVTSPELFTVAAVLDSRVVGCAAMGPAFAGHVDPGRVGQLYQIHVLPDCWGRGIGGLLHDAFVAYLERTGRTGGLLEAWERNGRAQRFYAARGWQADGHSRPGPGDTRYIYLQLGRAAVPCPA from the coding sequence ATGACCTCGCCTGATGGTGTCCGCCCACCAGCCCGCCATGATCACTTGACGTTCTGCTGGGAGAGCATCGGCGTGTCGCCCAGCAGAACGTCAAGTGATCATGATGGACCGCGGCCCGCCGACGCACCGGCACTCGTACGCGAGGCCACGCTCGCTGATGTCGACCAGCTGACCGAGGTGCACACGCTGGCCCGCACCGCCTACTACACGGCGGCAGGTGGGCTCGACCCGGCCGACCCGTCGCTGTCGTCCCCCGCTGCGTACGCCGAACGCCGCACCGCTTGGGCGAACGCGGTCACCTCGCCGGAGCTGTTCACCGTCGCCGCTGTCCTCGACAGCCGGGTCGTCGGCTGCGCGGCGATGGGACCCGCCTTCGCCGGTCATGTCGACCCGGGCCGCGTCGGTCAGCTCTACCAGATCCACGTGCTCCCCGACTGCTGGGGTCGAGGGATCGGTGGACTGCTGCACGACGCGTTCGTCGCGTACCTGGAGAGGACCGGCCGGACCGGCGGGCTGCTGGAGGCGTGGGAACGTAACGGTCGGGCCCAGCGCTTCTACGCCGCTCGGGGCTGGCAGGCCGACGGCCACAGCCGCCCCGGCCCGGGCGACACCCGCTATATCTACCTTCAGCTCGGCCGGGCAGCGGTACCCTGCCCGGCGTGA
- a CDS encoding helix-turn-helix transcriptional regulator: MPEKRDRRTPTVRGRQLGLELKRLRTEARLTADQVAEEIGCSQGKISRIELAQTSVSKGDLYLMLNLFGVTDPARQEQYWRLAKEARGRGWWEDYRDTITSELSTYIAFETEASGLRTWSWGTINGLLQTEEYARATFTGEPAGRDRTPHDIDKHVEARLARQHRLTEDALKQWAILDESVLHRPIGGPEIFKAQLDRLLAPPSSVTIQILKQQTVWHAGLNGAFTIMDFPEHPSVVFVETLTGDLDVEGERDVRRYSLAFDYLRATAAGVEESRELIARARDSIE, from the coding sequence ATGCCAGAGAAGCGAGACCGGCGGACCCCCACCGTGCGCGGACGTCAACTGGGTCTGGAGCTGAAGCGCCTACGCACCGAGGCGAGGCTGACCGCAGACCAGGTCGCTGAGGAGATCGGCTGCTCGCAGGGCAAGATCTCCCGCATCGAACTCGCCCAGACCAGCGTCAGCAAGGGCGACCTCTACCTGATGCTCAACCTGTTCGGCGTCACCGACCCCGCACGACAGGAGCAGTACTGGCGCCTGGCCAAGGAGGCCCGTGGACGCGGCTGGTGGGAGGACTACCGCGACACCATCACCAGCGAGTTGAGCACCTACATCGCCTTCGAGACTGAGGCATCCGGGCTCCGCACCTGGTCATGGGGCACGATCAACGGCCTACTACAGACAGAGGAGTACGCGAGGGCGACCTTCACCGGCGAGCCAGCCGGACGAGACCGGACGCCGCACGACATCGACAAGCACGTCGAGGCGAGGCTGGCCCGCCAGCACCGGCTCACCGAGGACGCGCTGAAGCAGTGGGCCATCCTGGACGAGTCCGTGCTGCACCGGCCGATCGGCGGACCGGAGATCTTCAAGGCTCAGCTGGACCGCTTGCTGGCACCGCCCAGCAGCGTGACCATCCAGATCCTCAAGCAGCAGACAGTCTGGCACGCGGGCCTCAACGGCGCCTTCACGATCATGGACTTCCCTGAGCATCCGTCGGTCGTCTTCGTCGAGACACTGACGGGCGACCTGGATGTGGAAGGCGAGAGAGACGTCAGGCGGTATAGCCTGGCGTTCGACTACCTACGCGCGACGGCGGCCGGAGTCGAGGAGTCACGAGAGTTGATCGCTCGCGCACGGGACAGCATCGAGTAG
- a CDS encoding DUF397 domain-containing protein: MLQRSRTDGHDVIAQDLPRAHWRKSSRSSASGSDCVEVATLAGDTIGVRDSKDPNGPALLFPARAWTAFLTTVSSR; encoded by the coding sequence TTGCTGCAACGATCTCGGACGGACGGACACGACGTAATCGCGCAGGACCTGCCCCGCGCCCACTGGCGCAAGAGCAGCCGCAGCAGCGCCAGCGGGTCAGACTGCGTCGAGGTGGCCACGCTGGCCGGCGACACGATCGGCGTACGCGACTCCAAGGACCCGAACGGCCCGGCGCTCCTCTTCCCCGCCAGAGCCTGGACGGCGTTCCTCACCACAGTGTCCAGCCGCTGA
- a CDS encoding DNA-binding protein, with the protein MSTRHLPAQIGDLPPIGRPANSALLAAGVTTLAQVATYRRAGLLAMHGIGPKAVGILATALAERGLGFAD; encoded by the coding sequence ATGAGCACTCGCCATCTGCCCGCCCAGATCGGTGACCTGCCGCCGATCGGACGGCCTGCCAACAGTGCCCTGCTGGCAGCCGGCGTCACCACCCTCGCCCAGGTCGCCACCTACCGTCGCGCCGGTCTGCTGGCCATGCACGGGATCGGCCCGAAGGCCGTCGGCATCCTCGCCACCGCGCTGGCCGAACGCGGCCTCGGCTTCGCCGACTGA